From a single Phormidium ambiguum IAM M-71 genomic region:
- the uvrB gene encoding excinuclease ABC subunit UvrB produces the protein MTQFLLQAKFQPMGDQPQAIADLSKNILAGHRYQTLLGGTGTGKTFTVASTIEKVGKPTLVLAHNKTLAAQLCNELREFFPENAVEYFVSYYDYYQPEAYIPVTDTYIEKSAAINDEIDMLRHSATRSLFERKDVIVVASISCIYGLGIPSEYLKAAIPFRVGKEINQRQILRDLASVQYNRNDTEIGRGRFRVRGDVLEIGPAYEDRIIRVEFFGDEVDAIRYVDPVTGEILQSLDAINVYPARHFVTPDEKLEAACNDIEAELKAQLAELEKAGKLLEAQRLDQRTRYDLEMLREVGYCNGVENYSRHLAGRFPGEPPECLIDYFPKDWLLVIDESHVTVPQIRGMYNGDQARKKVLIEHGFRLPSAADNRPLKAEEFWQKVNQCVFVSATPGNWEVEISEDRIVEQIIRPTGVVDPEVFVRPTEGQIDDLLGEIKDRVKLKERVLVTTLTKRMAEDLTEYLQERGIRVRYLHSEIQSIERIEILQDLRKGDYDVLIGVNLLREGLDLPEVSLVAILDADKEGFLRAERSLIQTIGRAARHVRGQAILYADNLTDSMAKAIEETERRRGIQIAYNKMHNITPQPIIKKSGNSILAFLEVSRRLNSQQLETAYQQADDLSLEEIPELITQLEMQMKDAAKKLEFEEAAKLRDRIKHLRDKLLGH, from the coding sequence ATGACCCAATTTCTTCTGCAAGCTAAGTTTCAACCAATGGGAGATCAGCCACAAGCGATCGCAGATTTAAGTAAAAATATTTTAGCTGGTCATCGCTACCAAACCTTGCTAGGTGGAACCGGAACAGGCAAAACTTTTACTGTCGCTTCAACGATTGAAAAGGTGGGAAAACCGACTTTAGTTTTAGCACATAACAAAACTTTAGCGGCTCAGCTTTGTAATGAGTTACGGGAGTTTTTCCCCGAAAATGCAGTCGAGTATTTTGTCAGTTACTACGATTACTATCAACCAGAAGCTTACATTCCTGTTACCGATACATATATTGAAAAAAGCGCCGCAATTAATGACGAAATTGATATGTTGCGTCACTCAGCAACGCGATCGCTTTTTGAACGCAAAGATGTAATTGTAGTTGCATCAATTAGCTGCATTTACGGTTTAGGAATTCCTTCCGAATATTTGAAAGCAGCAATTCCTTTCCGAGTCGGAAAAGAAATAAATCAAAGGCAAATTTTGCGGGATTTAGCATCAGTTCAATACAACAGAAATGATACGGAAATCGGCAGGGGACGTTTCCGCGTGCGGGGAGATGTATTAGAAATTGGCCCTGCTTATGAAGATCGCATTATTCGGGTAGAATTCTTTGGCGATGAAGTTGATGCAATTCGCTATGTCGATCCAGTAACAGGAGAAATTCTCCAAAGTTTAGATGCAATTAATGTTTATCCAGCGCGTCACTTTGTCACGCCTGATGAAAAGTTAGAAGCAGCTTGTAATGATATTGAAGCTGAATTGAAAGCGCAATTAGCCGAGTTAGAAAAAGCCGGAAAATTATTAGAAGCGCAAAGATTAGATCAGCGAACTCGCTACGATTTGGAAATGTTGCGAGAAGTGGGATATTGCAACGGCGTAGAAAATTACTCCCGACATTTAGCCGGAAGATTCCCCGGAGAACCGCCAGAATGTTTAATTGATTATTTCCCAAAAGATTGGTTATTAGTAATTGATGAATCTCACGTTACTGTTCCCCAAATTAGGGGAATGTATAATGGCGACCAAGCGCGGAAAAAGGTATTAATCGAACATGGTTTTCGCCTTCCCAGTGCGGCGGATAATCGTCCTTTGAAAGCCGAAGAGTTTTGGCAAAAAGTTAATCAATGCGTGTTTGTTTCTGCGACTCCGGGAAATTGGGAAGTTGAAATTTCCGAAGATCGAATTGTGGAACAAATAATTAGACCAACGGGAGTAGTCGATCCTGAAGTTTTTGTCCGTCCAACTGAAGGTCAAATTGACGATCTGTTGGGCGAAATTAAAGACAGAGTGAAACTTAAAGAACGGGTTTTAGTTACGACTTTAACTAAAAGAATGGCGGAAGATTTGACTGAGTATTTACAAGAACGAGGGATTAGAGTACGTTACTTACATTCGGAAATTCAATCAATTGAAAGAATTGAAATTTTGCAGGATTTAAGAAAGGGTGATTATGATGTTTTGATTGGGGTGAATTTGTTGCGGGAAGGTTTGGATTTACCAGAAGTTTCTTTGGTGGCAATTTTAGATGCAGATAAAGAAGGTTTTTTAAGGGCGGAACGTTCGTTAATTCAAACAATTGGAAGGGCGGCGCGTCACGTTCGCGGACAGGCGATTTTGTATGCTGATAATTTAACTGATAGCATGGCAAAAGCGATCGAAGAAACTGAAAGACGACGCGGAATTCAAATAGCATATAACAAAATGCACAATATAACACCGCAACCAATTATCAAAAAGTCAGGAAATTCGATTTTGGCGTTTTTAGAAGTGTCGCGCCGATTAAATTCTCAACAGTTAGAAACTGCATACCAACAAGCAGATGATTTATCTTTGGAAGAGATTCCAGAGTTGATTACCCAGTTAGAAATGCAGATGAAAGATGCAGCGAAAAAGTTAGAATTTGAGGAGGCGGCGAAGTTGCGCGATCGCATCAAGCATCTACGCGATAAACTGTTAGGTCATTAA
- a CDS encoding stage II sporulation protein M produces the protein MNIQRWIARREPNWKRLDSLLKQVEKKGLKSLHADELKELASLYRSVSADLARSRTQKISETLTQDLQILTSRAYNQIYQGSRRQEWAAVWEFYRWGFPAVVQQTKGYIAVATSIFIIGAIVAWWYAWQDPTFLSIIVPERLIRMVRDEGKLWMGSIIGIEPLASSSIMINNISVSFGAVAGGITGGLYTSFLMWYNGLMIGGVGTLVAQNNLAYPFWAFVFPHGSIELPAIFFAGGAGLLIARAILFPGKYRRIDALKYYGGLASQLVFGIVPMLVIAGMIEGFLSPNPAIPAPIKYLVGIIFFLLLIGYCNLRKVDEMKA, from the coding sequence ATGAATATTCAACGTTGGATTGCAAGGCGAGAACCAAACTGGAAACGTTTGGATAGTTTATTAAAACAAGTTGAAAAAAAGGGGCTTAAATCGCTTCATGCTGATGAACTTAAGGAATTAGCAAGTTTGTATCGATCGGTTTCCGCAGATTTGGCGCGATCGCGTACTCAAAAAATTAGTGAAACTCTAACTCAAGATTTACAAATCTTGACTTCTAGAGCTTATAACCAAATTTACCAAGGTTCGCGTCGGCAAGAATGGGCAGCTGTTTGGGAATTTTATCGTTGGGGTTTTCCCGCAGTTGTGCAGCAAACAAAAGGTTATATTGCGGTAGCAACAAGTATTTTTATAATAGGTGCGATCGTTGCTTGGTGGTATGCGTGGCAAGACCCTACATTTCTGTCAATTATTGTCCCAGAAAGACTAATTAGAATGGTACGCGATGAAGGCAAATTGTGGATGGGTTCAATTATTGGCATTGAACCATTAGCTTCCAGCAGCATAATGATTAATAATATTTCTGTTTCTTTCGGTGCTGTTGCAGGTGGAATTACGGGCGGATTATATACAAGTTTTTTAATGTGGTACAACGGATTAATGATTGGCGGCGTTGGTACTTTAGTAGCACAAAATAATTTAGCTTATCCTTTTTGGGCGTTTGTATTTCCTCATGGTTCTATAGAATTACCTGCTATTTTCTTCGCAGGTGGTGCAGGTTTATTAATAGCTAGAGCAATTTTGTTTCCCGGTAAATATCGGCGCATTGACGCATTAAAATATTACGGTGGATTAGCCTCTCAGTTAGTTTTTGGCATTGTACCAATGTTAGTTATTGCCGGAATGATTGAGGGTTTTTTGTCTCCTAATCCCGCCATTCCTGCCCCAATTAAATATCTTGTCGGAATCATATTTTTTTTACTTTTGATTGGTTATTGTAATTTAAGAAAAGTAGATGAAATGAAAGCTTAA
- a CDS encoding CsbD family protein: MSLQDRAKAMAKNIEGKIQETVGDLTGDNKQKAEGKAKQMEAKVMNTVEDVKDRAKKLID; encoded by the coding sequence ATGAGCTTACAAGACAGAGCCAAAGCAATGGCTAAAAACATTGAAGGTAAAATCCAAGAAACAGTGGGTGATTTAACTGGCGATAACAAGCAAAAAGCTGAAGGCAAAGCTAAACAAATGGAAGCCAAAGTAATGAACACTGTAGAAGATGTAAAAGATCGAGCGAAAAAACTCATTGACTAA
- a CDS encoding RDD family protein: MKFFNKITLQTPESVELEFTLAGIGNRTLALLIDYIALGFTLLVFWVIWGIFTVFVTDAFGNVRNVGLWLFAIALFFNFCIYMGYFVFFEVIWQGQTPGKRYTKIRVIRDDGRRVGIQQVTLRALLRPFDDIMFIGAFLIMLTSKEKRLGDIAAGTVVVQEEYLVAATNFPISEKAQKLASELPQMANLSLLLPDDFATVREYLQRRSAMATKAKNELSLHLARQIREIIDLKDLPEGLTPDVFLEAVYVAYQQQTSS, translated from the coding sequence ATGAAATTTTTCAACAAAATTACCTTACAAACCCCTGAAAGTGTAGAACTTGAATTTACTTTAGCCGGAATTGGTAATCGCACGTTAGCATTACTAATTGATTATATTGCCTTGGGTTTTACCTTACTTGTATTTTGGGTAATTTGGGGAATTTTTACTGTATTTGTTACAGATGCTTTTGGCAATGTGAGGAATGTAGGTCTTTGGTTATTTGCGATCGCCTTATTCTTCAATTTCTGCATTTATATGGGTTACTTCGTATTTTTTGAAGTAATATGGCAAGGACAAACACCCGGAAAACGTTACACCAAAATTCGTGTCATTCGTGATGACGGCAGACGAGTAGGAATACAACAAGTAACCTTAAGAGCATTATTGCGTCCATTTGATGACATTATGTTTATTGGCGCTTTTTTAATCATGCTCACATCTAAAGAAAAAAGACTCGGAGATATCGCCGCCGGAACAGTAGTAGTTCAAGAGGAATATTTAGTTGCAGCTACCAATTTTCCCATTTCTGAAAAAGCCCAAAAATTAGCCAGCGAACTTCCCCAAATGGCTAATTTATCTTTATTATTACCTGACGATTTTGCCACTGTCCGCGAGTATTTACAACGTCGTAGCGCAATGGCAACCAAAGCCAAAAATGAATTAAGTTTGCATTTAGCCAGACAAATTAGAGAGATTATTGACTTAAAAGATTTACCAGAAGGTTTAACACCTGATGTCTTTTTAGAAGCAGTTTATGTTGCTTATCAACAACAAACTTCTTCATAA
- a CDS encoding ATP-binding protein: MKLKQKIKRSLSRNYGFQFLIFIVPYLLGIFLAVKLQSLDRMALTVWPPAGIALGIILLFRIRVFPIVVFYFSAMSIYVFMFAFFGIGNGKLDFTTKIIPFLCEILQTIFAVKSLNYFKFDRRLNRVSDVFKLIFLGAIACTIKPTLMILMACLLQEGEWSYWACLSPDGNWSKVINIFWRLWLANFMGILIFSPLILSFSFDRQFPAQKISSFAQILKKSLLSFVLLSLVVAISWLVFFTKMDRSIANYPIEYLPLPLIIWFTLKFDKKLSSFSLFLVSLISILSNFFNGGPFIARTENISEATLLLQTFMAVITITTLVLSATVSERTQAEEKLKKLNQDLEKRVYERTVQLEIAKEKAEVANQAKSVFITNMSHELRSPLNAILGFSQLMLRSKNLPFEQSENAGIIYRSGEYLLSLINHVLDLSKIEAGKITLNPSNFDLYRLLDDLEDMLSLRASNAGLNLIFSCGETIPHYIIADEVKLRQVLINLLSNAIKFTPKGSINLIVEKLADDSTDIINLNFKVRDTGVGITAAELPKLFAVFSQTQAGKQAQEGTGLGLAISRKFVQLMGGDIEVESQLGKGSTFSFQIQAKLGEKVINRPTLIHQQIVGLVPGQPTYKILTVDDKSINCKLVINLLSPLGFEMKEASNGIEAIAIWEEWEPHLIFMDMRMPVMDGYEATKHIKSTTKGNATAVIAVTASVLEEEKAIVLSAGCDDFIRKPFTEQQIFETLAKHLGVNYIYTKTESSTPDIPQDNSLTSQHLTCMSQEWIMKLYQATLEANSNLILQLIAEIPPQESYLIKSLTQLANQFQFEQLLDLAEPLIIHDE, from the coding sequence ATGAAATTAAAACAGAAAATTAAGCGATCGCTATCCAGAAATTATGGGTTTCAATTTCTCATATTTATCGTTCCCTATCTGCTAGGAATATTCTTAGCAGTAAAGCTGCAATCCCTAGACCGGATGGCATTAACCGTTTGGCCACCTGCGGGGATTGCCCTCGGAATAATTTTATTATTTAGAATCAGGGTTTTTCCAATAGTAGTATTTTATTTCTCCGCCATGTCTATATATGTTTTTATGTTTGCATTTTTTGGCATTGGTAATGGCAAATTAGATTTTACTACAAAAATTATCCCCTTTCTCTGCGAAATACTACAAACCATATTTGCTGTCAAATCCTTAAATTATTTTAAATTCGATCGTCGTTTAAATCGGGTAAGTGATGTCTTTAAATTGATATTTTTAGGAGCTATAGCTTGTACAATTAAACCTACTTTGATGATATTAATGGCTTGTTTATTACAGGAAGGAGAATGGAGTTATTGGGCTTGTCTATCTCCTGATGGTAATTGGAGTAAGGTTATTAATATTTTCTGGCGTTTGTGGCTAGCTAATTTCATGGGAATATTAATTTTTAGTCCCTTAATTTTATCATTTTCTTTCGATCGTCAATTTCCCGCCCAGAAAATCTCATCTTTTGCACAGATCCTAAAAAAAAGTTTGCTATCTTTCGTATTATTAAGTTTAGTGGTAGCAATCAGTTGGCTCGTATTCTTTACCAAAATGGATAGGAGTATTGCCAATTATCCAATAGAATATCTACCCTTACCTTTAATTATTTGGTTTACTTTAAAATTCGATAAAAAACTCTCGTCTTTTTCTTTATTTTTAGTATCACTTATTTCAATTTTATCAAACTTCTTTAATGGAGGGCCTTTTATAGCCAGAACTGAAAATATTAGTGAAGCAACTCTGTTATTACAAACATTTATGGCCGTCATTACTATTACAACGCTGGTATTATCAGCTACAGTGAGCGAACGAACGCAAGCAGAAGAAAAGTTAAAAAAATTAAACCAAGATTTAGAAAAGCGAGTCTATGAACGCACGGTACAGTTAGAAATAGCCAAAGAAAAAGCCGAAGTTGCAAATCAAGCTAAAAGTGTATTTATTACTAATATGAGTCATGAATTGCGATCGCCTCTTAATGCAATTCTCGGCTTTTCCCAATTAATGTTAAGATCCAAAAACCTTCCCTTTGAACAATCTGAAAATGCCGGAATTATTTACCGCAGTGGTGAATACTTACTAAGTTTAATTAATCACGTTCTCGATTTATCGAAAATAGAAGCCGGAAAAATCACCCTAAATCCCAGTAATTTTGACCTGTATCGGTTGCTCGATGATTTAGAAGATATGCTATCTTTACGAGCGAGTAATGCAGGATTAAATTTAATATTTAGCTGCGGTGAAACTATACCTCATTATATTATTGCTGATGAAGTTAAATTGCGCCAAGTTTTAATTAATTTACTCAGTAATGCGATTAAATTTACCCCCAAAGGTAGCATTAACTTAATAGTGGAAAAATTAGCAGATGACTCCACCGATATTATTAATCTTAACTTTAAAGTTCGGGATACAGGGGTAGGCATTACTGCGGCAGAATTACCGAAATTATTTGCTGTATTTAGCCAAACTCAAGCCGGAAAACAAGCTCAAGAAGGCACAGGTTTAGGATTAGCGATTAGTCGCAAATTTGTGCAATTGATGGGAGGAGACATAGAAGTTGAAAGTCAGTTAGGAAAAGGCTCAACCTTCTCTTTTCAAATTCAAGCCAAACTTGGGGAAAAAGTGATAAATAGGCCAACATTAATTCATCAACAAATCGTAGGATTAGTACCCGGTCAACCAACCTACAAAATTCTCACGGTAGATGACAAATCAATTAACTGTAAATTAGTAATTAATTTGTTAAGTCCTTTAGGATTTGAAATGAAAGAAGCTAGTAATGGAATAGAAGCGATCGCCATTTGGGAAGAATGGGAACCTCATTTAATTTTTATGGATATGAGAATGCCTGTAATGGATGGTTATGAAGCAACAAAACACATAAAATCTACTACCAAAGGTAATGCAACTGCCGTGATTGCTGTAACAGCGAGTGTGTTAGAAGAAGAAAAAGCGATCGTACTTTCAGCCGGATGTGATGACTTTATTCGCAAACCTTTTACAGAACAGCAGATTTTCGAGACATTAGCTAAACATTTAGGAGTAAATTATATCTATACAAAAACGGAATCCTCTACCCCGGATATTCCTCAAGATAATTCTTTAACCTCGCAACATTTAACTTGTATGTCTCAAGAGTGGATAATGAAGCTATATCAAGCGACTCTTGAGGCAAATTCCAACCTGATCTTGCAATTGATTGCGGAAATTCCCCCGCAAGAAAGTTATTTAATAAAATCCCTTACACAACTTGCGAATCAATTTCAATTTGAGCAACTGCTTGACTTAGCAGAACCATTAATAATTCATGATGAATAA
- a CDS encoding anthrone oxygenase family protein, whose product MAIRTVRFITLLFTALVMGTTLCHTMELPAKMLYSAELWATVNKSLYWVFAFPVGAIIEMGAILSSILLSFLVRKNRPAFRLTLLATVCLVVAFFGVWIGFIAPMNAQVEQWRIEDLPANWMQVRNQWEYAHATRFVLHLIGFSALLFSVLRETPTSHFRNHLASERGHNQSLIR is encoded by the coding sequence ATGGCTATCAGAACAGTGCGATTTATTACGCTGCTTTTCACTGCTCTTGTGATGGGAACAACACTCTGTCACACGATGGAATTGCCAGCGAAAATGCTTTATAGTGCTGAACTTTGGGCAACTGTCAACAAAAGTTTATACTGGGTTTTTGCCTTCCCTGTTGGCGCAATTATCGAAATGGGGGCGATTTTATCATCAATTTTGCTGTCATTCCTTGTTCGTAAAAATCGTCCGGCATTTCGTTTAACTCTACTTGCTACAGTTTGTTTGGTGGTGGCTTTCTTTGGTGTGTGGATTGGATTTATTGCACCGATGAATGCCCAAGTTGAACAATGGAGAATTGAAGATTTACCAGCAAATTGGATGCAAGTGCGAAATCAGTGGGAATATGCCCATGCCACAAGATTTGTGCTGCATTTAATTGGATTTAGCGCGCTTTTGTTCTCTGTATTGCGTGAAACTCCAACTAGTCATTTTCGCAATCATTTAGCTTCTGAAAGGGGACACAACCAGTCTTTAATCCGGTGA
- a CDS encoding CsbD family protein: MSLENRAKATAQNLEGKAQEAMGNVTGDPQDKAEGKAKQTEAQGRHAVEDLKDKAKDVIDRA; this comes from the coding sequence ATGAGTTTAGAAAATAGAGCCAAAGCCACAGCCCAAAACTTAGAAGGCAAAGCACAAGAAGCAATGGGTAACGTCACTGGCGATCCCCAAGATAAAGCAGAAGGCAAAGCAAAGCAAACTGAAGCACAAGGTCGTCATGCAGTAGAAGACTTGAAAGATAAAGCAAAAGACGTGATCGATCGCGCATAA
- a CDS encoding ATP-binding protein, whose product MMNNFPSKRLRQHPSKAQKTLQIPLRLVLIVPFVLQIVGAVGLVGYLSYRSGQEEVEHIAKQLMENTGQQVNQELTRYLQTAHEANQRHIAAFKAGAIDLQNLDQLHRYLILQHLQTPSLTTLLFATPQGNFRLSHRVSPRDYGIATHLKPQELPFDASFSDPDNPSIIKSFSINEQGDLIRHVETTVKNDVRDRPWYRQAVTRKKSGWSQPFQIGGTNILVLNAYTPFYDKAQKLLGVFAVNISLNQLGDFLRNLKVGRHGVIYIMERNGLLIANSTPELSYFVSGKPQLSGISQPGILKFQRIWPNQLSNPAIQNSYQYLKEKFHHNFQNVPVPQTLKFYINGDRYFLNIISYKNDYGLDWLVVTVVPESDFMEQIQKNARLTVLLCTITLLVATSIGIVTAQWITNPILRLNRATQAITNGNLHNLTTDENLVIHIAKNQGITEVKNLATSFNLMAKELQISFETLEQRVEERTAELAIAKEKAEVANQAKSIFIANMSHELRSPLNAILGFSQLILRTRNLPSDQLENAGIIYRSGEYLLTLINNILDLSKIEAGKTTLNFKNFDLYRLLDDLEDMLHLRATNAGLKLIFQRTENVPRYICTDEVKLRQVLINLLSNAIKFTSFGQVTLYVFLGKQETADTFHLYFRIHDTGVGIAPAELPKLFDAFNQAQAGKEMQEGTGLGLAISRKFVQLMGGDITVETELGRGTTFQFDIQARLGQEIVSKTTEERPKVLGLVPGQPIYKILTVDDKSINRQLLIKLLSPLGFEMKEASNGIEAIAIWDEWEPHLIFMDMRMPVMDGYEATKKIKSTTKGSATVVIALTASVLEEEKAIVLSAGCDDFIRKPFVEQTIFDLLTKYLGIKYLYTEIQLPTSNKLIETVLTPTQLTCMTPEWITQLYSAALEANTNQVVELVKEIPQTEIHLIESLTTLARQFQFEKIIDLAEPLIIHD is encoded by the coding sequence ATGATGAATAACTTTCCTTCAAAGCGGCTACGCCAACACCCTAGCAAAGCTCAAAAAACCCTACAAATCCCCCTGAGATTAGTGTTAATCGTCCCCTTTGTTTTGCAAATTGTCGGGGCTGTGGGATTAGTTGGCTATTTGTCCTATCGCAGCGGACAAGAGGAAGTGGAACACATTGCTAAACAATTGATGGAAAATACTGGGCAGCAAGTCAACCAAGAACTGACTCGTTATTTGCAGACTGCCCATGAAGCAAACCAACGCCACATAGCGGCGTTCAAGGCAGGAGCGATCGATTTACAAAACCTTGACCAATTGCACCGCTATCTGATCTTGCAACATCTACAGACTCCAAGCCTGACAACTTTGTTATTCGCAACTCCTCAAGGAAATTTTCGCCTCAGTCATCGGGTAAGTCCTAGAGATTATGGGATTGCGACTCATCTTAAACCGCAAGAGTTGCCTTTTGACGCAAGCTTTTCCGATCCAGATAATCCTTCGATCATAAAATCCTTCAGTATTAACGAGCAAGGTGATTTGATTCGCCATGTCGAGACTACTGTAAAGAATGATGTGCGCGATCGCCCTTGGTATCGCCAAGCAGTTACCCGAAAGAAATCAGGTTGGAGTCAACCGTTTCAAATTGGTGGCACCAATATTTTAGTGCTAAATGCTTACACCCCTTTTTATGACAAAGCACAAAAATTATTAGGTGTCTTTGCGGTCAATATTAGTCTCAATCAGTTGGGTGACTTTTTGCGAAATTTAAAAGTCGGACGACACGGAGTTATTTATATTATGGAGCGGAATGGTCTACTGATTGCCAATTCCACCCCAGAATTATCTTATTTTGTATCAGGTAAACCACAATTAAGCGGGATATCTCAACCGGGAATTCTCAAATTTCAAAGAATATGGCCTAATCAATTATCTAATCCGGCAATCCAAAATTCTTATCAGTATTTAAAAGAAAAGTTTCATCATAATTTTCAAAACGTGCCAGTGCCGCAAACATTAAAATTTTATATAAATGGCGATCGCTATTTTTTAAATATAATTTCTTACAAAAATGATTATGGATTAGATTGGCTAGTGGTCACGGTAGTACCAGAGTCAGATTTCATGGAACAAATTCAAAAAAATGCTAGATTAACAGTTTTATTATGTACTATTACTCTTCTGGTCGCCACAAGCATTGGTATTGTTACCGCTCAATGGATTACTAATCCAATTCTCCGCTTAAATCGAGCAACTCAAGCAATTACTAACGGCAATCTACACAATTTAACTACTGACGAAAATCTAGTTATTCACATTGCCAAAAACCAAGGTATTACTGAAGTGAAAAATCTCGCTACATCTTTTAATCTGATGGCAAAAGAGTTACAAATTTCTTTTGAAACTTTAGAACAGCGAGTAGAGGAAAGAACAGCAGAATTAGCGATCGCTAAAGAAAAAGCCGAAGTCGCCAATCAAGCTAAAAGTATATTCATTGCCAATATGAGCCACGAACTGCGATCGCCCCTTAATGCAATTCTCGGCTTTTCTCAATTGATTTTACGTACCAGAAACTTACCATCCGATCAACTGGAAAATGCCGGAATTATCTATCGTAGTGGGGAATATTTACTGACATTAATTAATAATATCCTAGATTTATCGAAAATTGAAGCAGGCAAAACCACCCTCAATTTTAAAAATTTTGATCTATATCGCTTGCTTGATGATTTAGAAGATATGCTACATTTACGCGCTACTAATGCAGGCTTAAAATTGATTTTTCAGCGTACAGAAAATGTCCCCCGCTATATCTGCACTGATGAAGTAAAACTCCGGCAAGTTTTAATTAATTTACTCAGCAATGCCATCAAATTTACCTCTTTTGGTCAAGTTACTCTTTATGTCTTTCTGGGAAAGCAAGAAACCGCAGATACTTTTCATCTCTATTTCCGTATTCATGATACCGGAGTCGGAATTGCACCAGCTGAACTACCCAAACTATTTGATGCTTTTAACCAAGCACAAGCAGGAAAGGAAATGCAAGAAGGAACAGGTTTGGGTTTAGCGATTAGTCGGAAATTTGTCCAACTCATGGGGGGAGATATTACAGTAGAAACTGAATTAGGCAGAGGTACAACTTTCCAATTTGATATTCAAGCAAGATTAGGTCAAGAAATAGTTAGTAAAACTACAGAAGAACGTCCTAAAGTTCTGGGACTTGTTCCAGGTCAACCTATCTACAAAATTCTTACGGTAGATGACAAATCAATTAATCGACAATTATTAATTAAATTGTTAAGTCCTTTAGGATTTGAAATGAAAGAAGCTAGTAATGGAATAGAAGCGATCGCCATTTGGGATGAATGGGAACCTCATTTAATTTTCATGGATATGAGAATGCCTGTGATGGATGGTTACGAAGCGACAAAAAAGATTAAATCCACTACCAAAGGTAGCGCGACAGTAGTAATTGCTTTAACAGCGAGCGTGTTAGAAGAAGAAAAAGCGATCGTACTTTCAGCCGGATGTGATGACTTTATTCGCAAACCTTTTGTAGAACAAACTATTTTCGACCTCCTCACCAAATATTTGGGCATCAAATATTTGTATACAGAAATACAACTGCCCACATCAAACAAATTAATAGAAACCGTTTTAACACCAACACAACTAACCTGTATGACCCCAGAATGGATTACTCAACTATATTCAGCAGCATTAGAAGCAAACACTAATCAAGTCGTAGAATTAGTTAAAGAAATTCCCCAAACAGAAATTCATCTGATAGAATCATTAACAACACTAGCTCGACAATTTCAATTTGAAAAAATAATTGACTTAGCCGAACCTTTGATAATTCATGATTAG